One window of the Benincasa hispida cultivar B227 chromosome 3, ASM972705v1, whole genome shotgun sequence genome contains the following:
- the LOC120072653 gene encoding NADH dehydrogenase [ubiquinone] 1 alpha subcomplex subunit 1 has product MAGWRWMEAALPLGIIAGMLCIMGNAQYHIHKAAHGRPKHIGNDMWDVAMERRDKKLVENLSAASHS; this is encoded by the exons ATGGCAGGATGGAGATGGATGGAAGCGGCACTTCCTCTAGGAATTATCGCCGGAATGCTCTGTATAATGGGAAATGCTCAATATCACATCCACAAAGCCGCCCATGGCCGG CCAAAGCACATCGGTAATGATATGTGGGACGTGGCCATGGAACGCAGGGACAAGAAACTCGTGGAGAATCTCTCCGCCGCTTCtcatagttaa
- the LOC120073902 gene encoding uncharacterized protein LOC120073902 has product MGLPRSLVMLIVQMCFLFLADLVMVRSADTGSSMRSLDALLQEYAYKALVNPKTGVPYDAAAPLNLTGVSIRAMRLRSGSFRRYGVVSFKEFEIPTGVIVQPYVERLVLVYQNLGNWSEEYYALPGYTYLAPVLGLLAYSASNLSATNLPELEMRASGDPIYVKFDNVKSLPDGTVAKCVWFNLQGKANFSSVESGNTCSTIRHGHFSIVVESIAPSPTPPSPPGAVIPNAPPPSRKKNTTRVWIIVGSVLGGALLLVLLALLILWLRKLKKRNKMEQMERAAESGEPLQMAIVGDTKAPTATVTRTQPTLETEYVP; this is encoded by the coding sequence ATGGGGCTTCCTAGAAGTCTCGTGATGCTGATTGTTCAAATGTGCTTCTTGTTTTTGGCTGATCTGGTTATGGTTCGATCAGCTGATACCGGTTCTTCGATGCGTTCTTTGGATGCTCTTCTCCAAGAATACGCTTATAAGGCATTGGTTAATCCGAAGACTGGTGTTCCTTATGACGCTGCTGCTCCCTTGAATTTGACGGGGGTTAGCATTAGAGCTATGAGGCTGAGGAGTGGCAGTTTTAGACGGTATGGTGTTGTTTCATTCAAGGAGTTTGAGATCCCGACTGGCGTTATTGTGCAGCCATATGTCGAGAGACTTGTTTTAGTTTATCAGAACTTGGGGAACTGGTCCGAGGAGTATTATGCATTGCCTGGTTATACCTACTTAGCACCAGTTTTGGGTCTTCTTGCTTACAGTGCCTCCAATCTCTCAGCAACAAATCTCCCCGAACTCGAAATGAGAGCATCCGGGGACCCGATATATGTTAAGTTTGACAATGTCAAGTCCCTACCGGATGGGACTGTTGCAAAGTGTGTTTGGTTTAATCTTCAGGGAAAAGCCAATTTTAGTAGTGTGGAGTCTGGAAATACATGTTCAACTATCCGACATGGGCATTTCTCCATTGTTGTTGAGTCTATCGCTCCTTCCCCGACACCACCATCGCCCCCGGGAGCTGTAATCCCCAATGCACCTCCACCTTCAAGGAAGAAAAACACCACTAGAGTGTGGATCATAGTAGGATCTGTATTGGGTGGAGCACTGCTATTGGTATTGCTCGCACTCCTCATTCTGTGGCTTCGCAagttaaagaaaagaaacaaaatggaaCAGATGGAGAGGGCAGCGGAATCGGGAGAGCCTCTACAAATGGCGATAGTTGGCGACACAAAAGCACCCACGGCGACTGTGACACGGACGCAGCCAACTCTTGAGACAGAATACGTGCCTTGA